A single Blastococcus colisei DNA region contains:
- the ligD gene encoding non-homologous end-joining DNA ligase, whose amino-acid sequence MKRQRVEIDGRTLQVSNLEKVLFPEVSFTKAQVIDYYVRIAPVLLPHVAGRPVTFTRWPDGVEGQTFFEKNSARHAPEWVRRVTIPSPGSSRGRETLDMVILESTADLAWAANLAALEVHVPQWRVDDDGQPALPDLLVLDLDPGPETGIAECCVVAERLGERLEADGLDPVVKTSGSKGMQVYAPIDTPTDREHPSRYAKALAQELAAETPDDVVWRMEKVLRPGKVLIDWSQNNPAKTTVAPYSLRARAGATVSTPIGWDEVDAVREGADPATLRFTTDDVLARVEEYGDLFDVANATRAPLPES is encoded by the coding sequence GTGAAGCGCCAACGGGTGGAGATCGACGGGCGGACGCTGCAGGTGTCCAACCTCGAGAAGGTGCTGTTCCCCGAGGTGTCGTTCACCAAGGCGCAGGTGATCGACTACTACGTCCGGATCGCGCCCGTGCTGCTCCCGCACGTGGCCGGCCGGCCGGTGACGTTCACCCGCTGGCCGGACGGCGTCGAGGGCCAGACCTTCTTCGAGAAGAACAGCGCCCGGCACGCCCCGGAGTGGGTCCGGCGGGTGACCATCCCGAGCCCCGGCAGCTCCCGGGGGCGGGAGACCCTCGACATGGTCATCCTCGAGTCGACGGCCGACCTGGCCTGGGCGGCCAACCTCGCCGCGCTCGAGGTGCACGTGCCGCAGTGGCGGGTGGACGACGACGGGCAGCCGGCCCTGCCCGATCTGCTCGTGCTCGACCTCGACCCGGGCCCGGAGACCGGCATCGCCGAGTGCTGCGTCGTCGCCGAGCGGCTGGGTGAGCGGCTGGAGGCCGACGGGCTGGACCCGGTGGTCAAGACGTCGGGCTCCAAGGGCATGCAGGTGTACGCGCCGATCGACACCCCGACCGACCGCGAGCACCCGAGCCGCTACGCCAAGGCGCTCGCGCAGGAACTGGCGGCGGAGACCCCCGACGACGTCGTCTGGCGGATGGAGAAGGTGCTGCGCCCGGGCAAGGTGCTCATCGACTGGAGCCAGAACAACCCGGCGAAGACCACCGTGGCGCCCTACTCGTTGCGGGCCCGCGCGGGCGCGACCGTGTCGACGCCGATCGGCTGGGACGAGGTGGACGCCGTCCGGGAGGGGGCCGACCCCGCCACGCTGCGGTTCACGACCGACGACGTCCTGGCGCGGGTCGAGGAGTACGGCGACCTGTTCGACGTCGCCAATGCCACCCGCGCCCCGCTGCCCGAGTCCTGA
- a CDS encoding catalase — translation MTDVASQGPAPSEADRAVLTNRQGHPVYDNQNQRTVGARGPATLENYQFLEKISHFDRERIPERVVHARGVTAYGVFEADGTVGDEPISRYTRAKLFQEKGKKTDVALRFSTVAGGRDSSEMARDPRGFAVKFYTEDGNWDLVGNNLGVFFIRDAIKFPDFIHSQKPDPVTFEANVAERAFDFWSQSPEALHMIMLVLSPRGIPASYRHMQGFGVNTYKWVNAQGETQLVKYHWLPKQGVKSFTAADAATIQAGSLGFHTKDLYDAIERGDNPQWELHVQLMSDDEHPELDFDPLDDTKVWPEEIFPLRKVGTMTLNRMPENFFTENEQIAFGTGVLVDGLDFSDDKMLVGRTFSYSDTQRYRVGPNYLQLPVNQAKNAKVHTNQRDGQMAYGVDIAPGQNPHVNYEPSITGGLREAEYPTHDEQGPVVNGRLTRKRIPRTNDYKQAGERYLLSEQWEKDDLVANLVGALEQCRREIQERMVWHFFMCEDELGQRVGEGIGITADDVRGLPPLQTQTLTEEEQQRAANLGKNGPRNVEGLVMTHCVPNEHVVVGG, via the coding sequence ATGACCGACGTCGCATCGCAGGGCCCGGCCCCGAGCGAGGCCGACCGCGCCGTCCTGACCAACCGTCAGGGCCACCCGGTCTACGACAACCAGAACCAGCGGACGGTGGGCGCTCGTGGCCCCGCCACCCTGGAGAACTACCAGTTCCTCGAGAAGATCAGCCACTTCGACCGCGAGCGCATCCCCGAGCGGGTCGTGCACGCCCGTGGCGTCACCGCCTACGGCGTCTTCGAGGCCGACGGCACCGTGGGTGACGAGCCGATCAGCAGGTACACCCGCGCCAAGCTCTTCCAGGAGAAGGGCAAGAAGACGGACGTGGCGCTGCGCTTCTCCACCGTCGCCGGCGGCCGCGACTCCTCGGAGATGGCCCGCGACCCCCGTGGGTTCGCGGTCAAGTTCTACACCGAGGACGGCAACTGGGACCTCGTCGGCAACAACCTCGGCGTCTTCTTCATCCGCGACGCCATCAAGTTCCCCGACTTCATCCACTCGCAGAAGCCGGACCCGGTCACGTTCGAGGCCAACGTCGCCGAGCGGGCCTTCGACTTCTGGTCGCAGTCGCCCGAGGCGCTGCACATGATCATGCTGGTCCTCAGCCCTCGCGGCATCCCGGCCAGCTACCGGCACATGCAGGGCTTCGGCGTGAACACCTACAAGTGGGTCAACGCCCAGGGTGAGACCCAGCTGGTCAAGTACCACTGGCTGCCGAAGCAGGGCGTGAAGTCCTTCACGGCTGCCGACGCCGCCACCATCCAGGCCGGCAGCCTCGGTTTCCACACCAAGGACCTCTACGACGCGATCGAGCGCGGCGACAACCCCCAGTGGGAGCTGCACGTCCAGCTGATGAGCGACGACGAGCACCCCGAGCTGGACTTCGACCCGCTCGACGACACCAAGGTGTGGCCGGAGGAGATCTTCCCGCTCCGCAAGGTCGGCACGATGACGCTCAACCGGATGCCGGAGAACTTCTTCACCGAGAACGAGCAGATCGCCTTCGGCACCGGTGTCCTGGTCGACGGTCTGGACTTCTCCGACGACAAGATGCTCGTCGGCCGGACGTTCTCCTACTCCGACACCCAGCGCTACCGGGTGGGCCCGAACTACCTGCAGCTGCCGGTGAACCAGGCCAAGAACGCGAAGGTCCACACCAACCAGCGCGACGGCCAGATGGCCTACGGCGTCGACATCGCGCCCGGCCAGAATCCGCACGTCAACTACGAGCCGTCCATCACCGGCGGCCTGCGTGAGGCCGAGTACCCCACGCACGACGAGCAGGGCCCGGTCGTCAACGGCCGGCTCACCCGCAAGCGGATCCCGCGCACCAACGACTACAAGCAGGCCGGTGAGCGGTACCTGCTCAGCGAGCAGTGGGAGAAGGACGACCTGGTCGCCAACCTGGTCGGGGCGCTGGAGCAGTGCCGCCGCGAGATCCAGGAGCGGATGGTCTGGCACTTCTTCATGTGCGAGGACGAGCTGGGCCAGCGGGTCGGCGAGGGCATCGGCATCACCGCGGACGACGTCCGTGGCCTGCCCCCGCTGCAGACGCAGACCCTCACCGAGGAAGAGCAGCAGCGCGCCGCCAACCTCGGGAAGAACGGTCCCCGCAACGTCGAGGGCCTGGTCATGACGCACTGCGTGCCCAACGAGCACGTCGTCGTCGGCGGCTGA
- a CDS encoding heme exporter protein CcmB produces MTEPTTRAATAAVFRREVAVELAGREALVTTAPFAAAFVVLAGLSFGPTPQHLAATAGGTTWLAVLVATVPLARAVAGAEMAEDSWDALRGLVAPNPLFAGKLLATWAALALTWVLSGALVTVLFDVPVLPGALYGGAVGTLALAAATTTFGVLVASGARRNGLLAALILPAGLPALLAGTQLATPGVAVLPWSILMTLYAMAVLTAAWAVFPVLLEE; encoded by the coding sequence GTGACGGAGCCGACCACTCGCGCTGCGACCGCGGCGGTGTTCCGCCGGGAGGTGGCCGTGGAGCTGGCCGGCCGTGAGGCGCTGGTCACCACGGCGCCGTTCGCGGCCGCCTTCGTGGTCCTGGCAGGTCTGTCCTTCGGGCCCACCCCGCAGCACCTGGCGGCCACGGCCGGCGGGACGACGTGGCTGGCGGTGCTGGTCGCCACGGTCCCGTTGGCTCGCGCCGTGGCCGGCGCCGAGATGGCGGAGGACAGCTGGGACGCGCTACGCGGGCTCGTCGCCCCGAACCCGCTCTTCGCCGGCAAGCTGCTGGCGACCTGGGCGGCTCTGGCTCTGACCTGGGTGCTGTCCGGTGCTCTCGTCACCGTGCTGTTCGACGTCCCGGTCCTGCCCGGAGCCCTGTACGGCGGGGCGGTGGGCACGCTGGCGCTCGCGGCAGCGACGACGACGTTCGGTGTGCTCGTCGCCTCCGGCGCCCGGCGAAACGGACTGCTGGCGGCCTTGATCCTGCCGGCCGGCCTCCCGGCCCTGCTCGCCGGCACCCAGTTGGCGACTCCCGGAGTTGCCGTGCTCCCCTGGAGCATCCTCATGACCCTGTACGCCATGGCCGTGCTCACCGCTGCCTGGGCCGTGTTCCCCGTCCTGCTGGAGGAGTGA
- a CDS encoding ABC transporter ATP-binding protein, with protein MLGQPATDGGLRFPAGSPPAAVPAVLQMRGVSRIHGGRAVWAPLDVSLAAGTLTVVTGPNGSGKSTLLRLASGLLRPSSGSRECAGRALYVRGGGGLRGAQTVADAVTSTAGLAGRRGAVADAVDLLGIGALAHRRVGTLSAGERVRAAMAAAVACRPALLCLDEPTAALDPQGTQDLAGVLDALRADSRTILVATHQPGVLLTVADAHLEIGDGRVVLR; from the coding sequence GTGCTCGGGCAGCCTGCGACCGACGGCGGCCTGCGGTTCCCGGCAGGGTCGCCGCCCGCCGCTGTCCCCGCGGTGCTGCAGATGCGGGGCGTCAGCCGGATCCACGGCGGCCGCGCGGTGTGGGCGCCGCTCGATGTCTCCCTGGCCGCGGGGACCCTCACGGTGGTGACCGGCCCCAACGGGTCGGGCAAGAGCACGCTGTTGCGCTTGGCGTCCGGGTTGCTGCGTCCGAGCAGCGGTAGCCGGGAGTGCGCCGGCCGTGCCCTGTACGTCCGTGGCGGGGGAGGCCTGCGCGGTGCGCAGACCGTCGCGGACGCCGTGACGAGCACTGCGGGGCTGGCCGGTCGGCGGGGGGCAGTCGCTGACGCGGTGGACCTGCTCGGCATCGGGGCCCTCGCGCACCGCCGGGTCGGCACGCTGTCGGCCGGTGAGCGCGTTCGTGCCGCGATGGCCGCCGCAGTCGCCTGCCGTCCGGCGCTGCTCTGCCTGGACGAGCCCACGGCCGCACTGGACCCCCAGGGCACGCAGGATCTCGCCGGGGTCCTCGACGCGCTCCGCGCTGACAGCCGGACGATCCTGGTCGCCACGCACCAGCCGGGCGTTCTCCTCACCGTGGCGGACGCGCATCTGGAGATCGGCGACGGACGAGTGGTGCTGCGGTGA
- a CDS encoding Fur family transcriptional regulator — translation METTWAHQLRAVGLRVTRPRLSVLDVLSTHPHADADTIVTGARAQHPTLSPQTVYGVLEALVSVGLARRIEPAGAPALFELRVGDNHHHLVCRSCGAVADVDCAVGAAPCLSPSDASGFVVDEAEVVFWGLCRDCQVEAAAESVQIDEHEIRGGASA, via the coding sequence ATGGAGACGACGTGGGCGCACCAGCTCCGTGCGGTCGGGCTGCGAGTCACCCGCCCCCGGCTGTCGGTGCTCGACGTCCTCTCCACGCACCCCCACGCCGATGCCGACACCATCGTCACCGGCGCCCGCGCCCAGCACCCCACGCTGTCTCCGCAGACGGTCTACGGGGTGCTCGAGGCACTGGTCTCCGTGGGGCTCGCCCGCCGGATCGAGCCAGCCGGCGCACCCGCGCTCTTCGAGCTGCGGGTGGGCGACAACCACCACCACCTGGTCTGCCGCTCCTGCGGCGCCGTCGCCGATGTCGACTGCGCCGTGGGGGCAGCCCCGTGTCTGAGCCCCTCGGACGCGTCCGGTTTCGTCGTCGACGAGGCGGAGGTCGTGTTCTGGGGGTTGTGTCGCGACTGTCAGGTAGAGGCAGCAGCAGAGTCAGTGCAGATCGACGAGCACGAAATCCGAGGAGGAGCATCCGCATGA
- a CDS encoding PPOX class F420-dependent oxidoreductase codes for MPKTATADRVDRDALLEFLRPRHQAVLVTRRREGGAQLSPVSCGVDGDGRIVISTYPQRAKVANVRRDPAVSLCVLSPDWNDAWVQVDGEAEVLDLPEALEPLVEYYRSISGEHPDWDEYRAAMSRQGKSLLRVTITGWGPIATGGFPPEVIDKL; via the coding sequence ATGCCGAAGACCGCGACCGCCGACCGCGTCGACCGAGACGCCCTGCTGGAGTTCCTGCGACCGCGTCACCAGGCGGTGCTCGTGACCCGCCGCCGGGAGGGCGGCGCGCAACTCTCCCCGGTGAGCTGCGGAGTGGACGGCGACGGTCGCATCGTGATCTCCACCTATCCCCAGCGGGCCAAGGTGGCCAACGTGCGACGGGATCCGGCCGTCTCGCTCTGCGTGCTGTCACCGGACTGGAACGATGCCTGGGTGCAGGTGGACGGCGAGGCGGAGGTCCTGGATCTGCCCGAGGCGCTGGAACCGCTGGTCGAGTACTACCGGTCCATCAGCGGTGAGCACCCTGACTGGGACGAGTACCGCGCGGCGATGAGCCGGCAGGGGAAGTCTCTGCTCCGGGTCACGATCACCGGCTGGGGGCCCATCGCCACGGGCGGCTTCCCACCCGAGGTAATTGACAAGCTCTGA
- a CDS encoding proteasome assembly chaperone family protein translates to MAHRPEDLVELLPEAQRFLAREAAVGGPEERAGLVLVHDLAGDFDAARAGTLAGAHLLAGLPHEVIARFDADSLVDYRAHRPRMTFNSDRYEAFAAPEILLHAVEDDAGKQFLLLHGAEPDFAWERFVAAVAGLVERLGVTTVIALQAIPMPVPHTRPVTVTAHATRRQLIEQYPVYWGEMRIPGSVSALLELRLGEAGVDALGVAAHVPHYLAQATYPAASLTLLEHLEGLTGLHLPTETLREAAQTNRTEIDEQIAPSPENTAVVAALEQQYDAFTAAREGTDLLSGGEVPSAEEIGAEFERFLADQDRRRD, encoded by the coding sequence GTGGCCCACCGACCGGAGGATCTGGTCGAGCTCCTCCCCGAGGCCCAGCGCTTCCTCGCCCGCGAGGCCGCGGTCGGCGGACCGGAGGAGCGTGCCGGCCTGGTGCTCGTGCACGACCTCGCCGGCGATTTCGACGCCGCGCGCGCGGGAACCCTGGCCGGCGCTCACCTGCTGGCCGGCCTGCCGCACGAGGTCATCGCCCGCTTCGACGCCGACAGCCTCGTCGACTACCGCGCCCACCGGCCCCGGATGACCTTCAACAGCGACCGCTACGAGGCGTTCGCCGCGCCGGAGATCCTGCTCCACGCCGTCGAGGACGACGCCGGAAAGCAGTTCCTGCTGCTGCACGGCGCCGAGCCGGACTTCGCGTGGGAGCGGTTCGTCGCCGCCGTCGCGGGGCTGGTGGAGCGGCTCGGGGTGACCACCGTGATCGCGCTGCAGGCCATCCCGATGCCCGTGCCGCACACCCGGCCGGTCACCGTCACCGCGCATGCGACGCGGCGGCAGCTGATCGAGCAGTATCCGGTCTACTGGGGCGAGATGCGGATCCCCGGCAGCGTCTCGGCGTTGCTGGAGCTGCGGCTGGGCGAGGCGGGGGTCGACGCGCTGGGGGTCGCCGCCCACGTGCCGCACTACCTGGCGCAGGCGACGTACCCGGCGGCCTCCCTGACCCTGCTCGAGCACCTCGAGGGGCTGACCGGCCTGCACCTGCCCACCGAGACGCTCCGCGAGGCTGCGCAGACCAACCGGACCGAGATCGACGAGCAGATCGCGCCGTCCCCCGAGAACACCGCGGTGGTCGCCGCCCTCGAGCAGCAGTACGACGCGTTCACCGCTGCCCGCGAGGGCACCGACCTGCTCTCCGGCGGTGAGGTCCCGAGCGCGGAGGAGATCGGTGCGGAGTTCGAGCGCTTCCTGGCCGACCAGGACCGCAGGCGCGACTAG
- the ccsA gene encoding cytochrome c biogenesis protein CcsA, producing the protein MTSPSHGTVDRLLCAATAVVASLAVALALVVAPTDAVQGEPQRLMYVHVPAAWLAYLAFAAVLVASVAHLLTRDLRWDRRAQASAELGVGMTALAIALGGIWGRPVWGVWWVWDPRLVTTAVLLLVYVGYLGVRGLGDDRAAGARRAAAVGILGFINVPVVHFSVVWWRTLHQPATVLSPDPAPMDPWMAAALATAVVAFTLAGALMVRRRLRVLASADAPTAEAPRPPTDAPAEALVVVPRIRR; encoded by the coding sequence ATGACGTCCCCCTCTCACGGCACGGTCGACCGCCTCCTGTGCGCAGCCACGGCCGTGGTCGCGAGCCTCGCGGTGGCCCTCGCGCTGGTCGTCGCGCCGACCGACGCCGTGCAGGGCGAGCCGCAGCGGCTGATGTACGTGCACGTGCCCGCCGCCTGGCTGGCCTACCTGGCCTTCGCGGCGGTCCTCGTCGCCAGCGTGGCCCATCTCCTGACGCGGGACCTGCGCTGGGACCGCCGGGCGCAGGCGTCCGCGGAGCTCGGCGTCGGGATGACCGCGTTGGCGATCGCGCTGGGCGGCATCTGGGGCCGGCCCGTCTGGGGCGTGTGGTGGGTCTGGGACCCCCGTCTGGTCACCACCGCCGTCCTGCTGCTCGTGTACGTGGGATACCTGGGGGTTCGCGGCCTCGGGGACGACCGCGCTGCGGGGGCCCGCCGGGCTGCGGCCGTGGGCATCCTGGGATTCATCAACGTGCCCGTCGTGCACTTCTCGGTCGTGTGGTGGCGCACTCTGCACCAGCCGGCCACGGTCCTGTCGCCGGACCCTGCACCGATGGACCCCTGGATGGCCGCCGCTCTGGCGACCGCGGTCGTGGCGTTCACGCTGGCCGGGGCGCTGATGGTGCGGCGCCGGCTGCGGGTCCTCGCCTCGGCCGATGCCCCCACGGCGGAAGCCCCGCGCCCCCCGACGGACGCCCCGGCCGAGGCGCTCGTCGTCGTCCCGAGGATCCGGCGGTGA
- the ligD gene encoding non-homologous end-joining DNA ligase: MPARPRGREPDPLAEYRAKRDPARTAEPVPPVGSALPAGNDDTFVVQEHHTSRGDPAHPRTGDRVHWDLRLERDGVLKSWAVPKGPPTEQGPSRLAVPTEDHPLEYASFAGTIAAGEYGGGHVTIWDAGRYATEKWDERHIIVTFDGRRLAGRYAMFPVGDGAWNIRKLDATQPASAPPAAPVVPLPMLATTGGLPPEGEDAAWGYEFKWDGVRAVAAVHGGVLGLTSRKGTDITVRYPEVAKLPTALAGHDAVVDGEIVAMDERGRPDFGALQNRMHRTGPEVPRLAAAKPVTFLVFDLLAWDGEDLTGLPYADRRERLDTLGLAGHRWVATPWFRGGGAGVHAASQENGLEGVVAKRLDSPYRPGVRSPEWRKIKNVRTQSVVVGGWRPGQGRRAGGVGSLLFGVPDDEGRLVYAGHVGTGFTDQDLRDLERMFTPRTTSPFSGTLPREVTRDAHWVEPDLVGEVAYAVWTAEGRLRHPSWKGVRDDLEPDDVVVES, translated from the coding sequence GTGCCCGCGCGCCCGCGCGGGCGAGAGCCGGACCCGCTCGCCGAGTACCGCGCCAAGCGCGACCCGGCGCGGACGGCCGAGCCCGTCCCACCCGTGGGGAGCGCGCTGCCGGCGGGCAACGACGACACCTTCGTCGTCCAGGAGCACCACACATCGCGTGGAGATCCCGCCCACCCAAGGACGGGCGACCGGGTGCACTGGGACCTGCGGCTCGAGCGCGACGGCGTCCTGAAGAGCTGGGCGGTGCCGAAGGGGCCGCCCACCGAGCAGGGCCCCAGCCGGCTCGCCGTCCCCACGGAGGACCACCCGCTGGAGTACGCGTCGTTCGCCGGGACCATCGCCGCAGGCGAGTACGGCGGCGGGCACGTGACCATCTGGGACGCCGGCCGGTACGCGACCGAGAAGTGGGACGAGCGGCACATCATCGTCACCTTCGACGGCCGCCGGCTCGCGGGGCGGTACGCCATGTTCCCGGTCGGCGACGGCGCCTGGAACATCCGCAAGCTCGACGCCACCCAACCGGCCTCCGCGCCTCCGGCGGCACCCGTGGTCCCCCTGCCGATGCTGGCCACCACCGGGGGGCTGCCGCCGGAGGGCGAGGACGCGGCGTGGGGCTACGAGTTCAAGTGGGACGGCGTCCGGGCGGTGGCCGCGGTGCACGGCGGCGTCCTCGGCCTCACGTCGCGCAAGGGCACCGACATCACGGTGCGCTACCCCGAGGTGGCGAAACTGCCCACCGCGCTCGCGGGGCACGACGCCGTGGTCGACGGGGAGATCGTGGCCATGGACGAGCGGGGCCGCCCCGACTTCGGCGCGCTGCAGAACCGGATGCACCGCACCGGGCCGGAGGTGCCCCGGCTGGCCGCGGCCAAGCCGGTGACCTTCCTGGTCTTCGACCTGCTGGCGTGGGACGGGGAGGACCTCACCGGCCTGCCCTACGCCGATCGGCGGGAGCGGCTGGACACCCTCGGCCTGGCCGGCCACCGCTGGGTCGCGACGCCGTGGTTCCGTGGCGGCGGGGCGGGCGTGCACGCGGCCAGCCAGGAGAACGGACTCGAGGGCGTCGTCGCCAAGCGGCTGGACTCGCCGTACCGACCCGGGGTGCGCAGCCCCGAGTGGCGAAAGATCAAGAACGTGCGGACCCAGTCCGTGGTCGTCGGCGGCTGGCGGCCGGGCCAGGGACGGCGGGCCGGGGGAGTGGGGTCGCTGCTGTTCGGGGTACCCGACGACGAGGGACGGCTGGTCTACGCCGGGCACGTCGGCACCGGCTTCACCGACCAGGACCTGCGCGACCTCGAGCGGATGTTCACGCCCCGGACGACGTCGCCGTTCTCCGGCACCCTCCCGCGCGAGGTCACCCGGGACGCGCACTGGGTCGAGCCCGACCTGGTGGGCGAGGTCGCGTACGCCGTGTGGACGGCGGAAGGCAGGCTGCGGCACCCGTCGTGGAAAGGCGTGCGCGACGACCTCGAACCCGACGACGTGGTGGTCGAGTCGTGA
- a CDS encoding AI-2E family transporter: MAIASAELLLMVGGVIVLGYVLGKLWVVLLPVVLGLLITTVLWPPTRFLRKHGWPPALAAVTVVVGFLAAFGGIIALIAPPVVAQVEELGQGVSEGLQQLQGWLTGPPFNLGEEQIGQAVDQAINSIQGNAQNIAQYAVTGAAAIGSGLINLVLALVLTFFFLKDGPRWVPWLAAQTGPPAAPHIAALSVKTWTTLSEFIRQQALVGFVDAFFIGLGLWILGVPLVLPLAVLTFFGAFIPIIGAFVAGGFAVLIALVSNGFTTALIVLGIVIVVQQIEGNVLQPIIQGRGLNLHAAVVILAVTAGSSLAGIIGAFLAVPVTALIAVAYRYARDQLDGRSPEVTAEGTRVQLTGDSHGARLTEEEVQPTPAGPPRPEPER; the protein is encoded by the coding sequence GTGGCCATCGCGTCCGCCGAGCTCCTGCTGATGGTCGGCGGTGTGATTGTCCTCGGGTACGTCCTCGGCAAGCTGTGGGTCGTCCTGCTGCCCGTCGTCCTCGGGCTGCTGATCACCACCGTGCTGTGGCCTCCCACTCGCTTCCTGCGCAAGCACGGCTGGCCACCGGCCCTCGCCGCGGTGACCGTCGTGGTCGGCTTCCTGGCCGCCTTCGGCGGCATCATCGCGTTGATCGCCCCGCCGGTCGTCGCGCAGGTGGAAGAGCTCGGACAAGGCGTCAGCGAGGGCCTGCAGCAGTTGCAGGGATGGCTGACCGGCCCTCCGTTCAACCTCGGCGAGGAGCAGATCGGGCAGGCCGTCGACCAGGCGATCAACTCCATCCAGGGCAACGCCCAGAACATCGCCCAGTACGCGGTCACCGGGGCCGCGGCCATCGGCTCCGGACTGATCAACCTGGTGCTCGCCCTCGTGCTGACCTTCTTCTTCCTCAAGGACGGGCCGCGCTGGGTCCCGTGGCTGGCCGCGCAGACCGGACCGCCGGCCGCGCCGCACATCGCGGCACTGTCGGTGAAGACGTGGACGACACTGTCGGAGTTCATCCGGCAGCAGGCCCTGGTCGGTTTCGTCGACGCCTTCTTCATCGGGCTGGGCCTGTGGATCCTCGGTGTGCCGCTGGTGCTGCCCCTGGCCGTGCTCACCTTCTTCGGCGCGTTCATCCCGATCATCGGTGCGTTCGTCGCCGGCGGCTTCGCGGTCCTGATCGCACTGGTCAGCAACGGCTTCACGACGGCGCTCATCGTGCTCGGCATCGTCATCGTCGTGCAGCAGATCGAGGGCAACGTCCTCCAGCCGATCATCCAGGGCCGGGGCCTGAACCTGCACGCCGCCGTGGTCATCCTCGCCGTCACCGCCGGCAGCAGCCTGGCCGGGATCATCGGCGCCTTCCTCGCCGTCCCGGTGACTGCGCTCATCGCCGTCGCCTACCGCTACGCGCGCGACCAGCTCGACGGGCGCTCCCCCGAGGTCACCGCCGAGGGCACCCGCGTCCAGCTCACCGGGGACTCCCATGGCGCCCGGCTCACCGAGGAGGAGGTGCAGCCGACGCCGGCGGGCCCGCCGCGGCCCGAGCCGGAGCGCTGA
- a CDS encoding cytochrome c maturation protein CcmE — MTAADVPAARRRQLPVRLLLVAGVVLVAVGVLAVAGLQGSLVYYRTTSELVADPELPGQRVRLGGLVVAGTVETTAEGVRFELTDGVQDVPVVNTGQPRGVFQEGQGAVVEGILGTDGVFRSDVLLVRHDNEYRAPADGTGRPAEDGG, encoded by the coding sequence GTGACCGCGGCCGATGTTCCAGCCGCCCGCCGTCGACAGCTGCCCGTGCGGCTGCTGCTGGTCGCGGGCGTGGTCCTCGTCGCGGTCGGGGTGCTGGCGGTCGCCGGCCTGCAGGGCAGCCTCGTCTACTACCGGACCACCAGCGAGCTGGTCGCCGATCCGGAGCTGCCGGGGCAGCGGGTCCGCCTCGGCGGTCTCGTGGTGGCCGGGACCGTCGAGACCACGGCGGAGGGGGTGCGTTTCGAGCTGACCGACGGGGTGCAGGACGTGCCCGTGGTCAACACCGGTCAGCCCCGGGGGGTCTTCCAGGAGGGCCAGGGGGCCGTGGTGGAAGGCATCCTCGGCACCGACGGCGTCTTCCGCTCGGACGTGCTCCTGGTCCGGCATGACAACGAATACCGCGCCCCGGCGGACGGGACCGGCCGCCCCGCTGAGGACGGCGGATGA